A segment of the Synergistaceae bacterium genome:
TCGTCCCCCTCGCCGAGAATGTCAAGCGTCCATGAATACCCCTTCAGCCCCGCAAGTGCCTTCAATGCCACGTCAAGCCCCTTCAGGTGAGTCAGCCGTCCCACAGCCAGGAATCTCACATCATCATGCGGAAAATCAGAATGCCTCAGCACAGGCGGTATTATTCCGTTCGGGATTATCACGTTATCGGGAGGGAGATAGCCTGAAAGATGATTCCTCACGGCGCGGGATATGCAGATTGCTCCGTCAGAATGCTTCAGGGGGATTATTCCCAGATTCAGCGAGTACAGAGCATGAGCCGTAACTATCCACTTCACGCCCGAAATTTTCGACATCACCCACGCAACCCACGCAGGCACACGGGAATGTACATGCACTATATCCCAGCGATATTTTGACTGAAGGACGGCGAGCCTTAACGCACAGTATATTATCGTGATTGGGTTCTTTCTGTCGGCAGGCATATGGAGAATTTTTGCTGACGGGGGCAATTCTGACTCAAGCCTTCCGCCGGAGGAAGCAAGCGTTATTTCATGGCCGCGCTTTGTCATTCCGCGAATCAGGTTCAGCACGTGTACTTCTGTCCCGCCCTCGTCAAATCCCGGCATTACGTACAATATTCTCATCGTTAGCTGTGAAGTATCCAGTCCGCGGCGCGCTTGGCCTCGTTGAAGTCAAGTCCGTGCTTCTGTTCGTCCGCCTCGAAAAATTTCGGGTAATAGAAATCCGGCCCGAAATCCTCAATTAATCCCCTCTGCGAAAACTCAGCGAACATATCATCAAACCTTCTCGCCCCGTAGCCTAACATGTGCTTGATTTTCCCGGTCGTTCTTGGGACTCGTATCAGCCCGACTTTGAATCCTGCTGTCGCCGCCTCTGATACCATCGACACGGAGTCCTCCGTAACAAGAACATGAGTCGCCGCGCCTAGTATCGCCGTGATTGTGTTCTGATTCGGTGTGCGCGAATAAATGAATAAGTGTTCAACATTGGGATTGCCGGAAAACATTTCTGCGATTGTATTCTCGACTCCCTCGCCTGTCCTGCGCGATGTCGTTATAAGAAATTTTGCGTCCCTGATATTCTTTAGCGGTGTAAGAGCCTCCCTTGCCCAGCGCGAACTTATGCGGTAATTTGCATCACTGCCCCCGATTAATATCGCGATGACTTTATGCCCCTCAAGATTTTTCCCGGCGAAATACCGCGAGGCTATCTCCTTCAGAGTCGGTATGTATATGTGATTCGGCGCGCCTAATGTCGTTATTACGTTTCCCTGCTTCATGTCGGGCTTGTCATGCTCCGGGACTATGGCATAGTTGAATGATTTTGTGCCTAATACTGAAGGTGTCATAAGGACGGCGCATTTGTTCTTTGTGGCTTTCGCTAGGGCGAGACAGAACGGAGCCGCTTTGCTTCCCGCCGATATGAAAAGCGTTGTGCCTTCCTCGTATTTTTTCCAGCGGACTCCAAGAGATTTCAGCCATTCCCGCGAATATGCACCCCCGTGAACTTCAAGCCCGTGCACAAAAAGTTTCAGCTCCATTACTCGCTCAAAGAGTGATAACTCAGGTATTGTTACTATTGCCGGGTCTAACATTGTCCCGGAGAGTCTCTCCATCCACTCGGCTACCCCTAACGACTGGTGATAATGTCCCTTTATGCCGTCGCTGATTATTACTGTCCGTCTGAATTTAGGCATTCAATTATTCCCCGCACTTTCTCTAAGTCTTCAGGCGTGTCTACTCCTATGATTTCATGTTTGCTTTCTGTAACCTTAATCCTAATCCTGTAGCCATGCTCCAATATCTTCAGTTGTTCGAGAGACTCGGCCATGCTCAAAGGCGTATCGCTGAGTCCGACATACTTCCGCAGAAAGTCCGCCGTGTAACCGTATATCCCGATATGCTGATACACTCCCACATTCGCGCCCGTCCTGTTATAGGGTATCAATGACCGCGAGAAATACAGCGCGTAACCGTCAAGAGTCATCACAGCTTTCACCGTGTTGGGATTGCTTACGTCATCATGAATTTCACGGCACAACGTAGCGCAGTAATCATCCTCAAGAAGCCCGGCTACCTCGTCAATCATAACAGGGTCAAGCAACGGCTCATCACCCTGAATATTTATCACCGAGTCAAAATCTCCGCCGTAAATCCTGAGTGCCTGCTCACATCTCGCTGTGCCGTTCGGGAGATTGGAGTCCGTCATTACAGCATGGCCGCCCGCGTTCCTCACACAGTCATAAATTCTAGTGTCATCAGTCGCAACAACAACGCCGCAAAGACTCCGGGACATTTTCGCCCGCTCATAGACACGGACAATCATGGGCTTTCCGCAGATGTCCGCGAGGGGCTTTCCGGGAAAACGTGTTGACGCATAACGCGCCGGAATTACGCCTAATATTTTCATGCTATGCCTGCTTTCAGTAGTTCGTGAATGTGTACTATTCCGACTGGCTTTCCGTTTTCGACTGCGATTAGTACGCTGATTTCTTCCCGCTCCATTATCCTCACAGCCTCAGCCGCAAGGGAGTCGGGGTTAATCGTCTTGGGATTATGAGTCATGGCCGACTCGATTCGTGTCGTGAAAGCGTCATTGCCGGACTTCTCCATGAGCCGCCGCAAATCTCCGTCAGTGAATATCCCCGTCAATTTCCCGTCAGCGTCAACAATACACGCCGCGCCGTAGCCCTTCCCCGTAATCACAAAAAGGGCATCCTTCACCGTAACGCCCTCCGTAACAACCGGAAGACTCTCGCCCCTGCCCATGACATCACGGACTCGCGTCAGCAATTTCCTTCCGAGACTCCCGCCCGGGTGGAACAATGCGAAATCCTCACGGCGTAACCCCCGCAGTATCGTTACCATTGCCGCAAGCGCGTCCCCTAATACAAGCTCAAGAGTCGTGCTGCTCATCGGGGCAAGCTGCAAGGGGTCTCCCTCGTCATTAACATGGGCATTAATCACGATGTCGGCATTTTCGGCCAATGGTGAGACAAGAGAGCCTGTTATAGCGATTAACCCCGCGCCCGTCCTCCTGAAGTGAGGCAATAACGCTACAATCTCGGAGGAAGCTCCGCTGTTGCTGACGAACAACCCGATGTCCTCACGGCGTACCATGCCTAAATCACCGTGCGAGGCTTCAGCGGCATGAAGGAAGAATGACGGAGTCCCAAGAGACGCGAGAGTCGCCGAAATTTTGCGCCCTACATGGCCGGATTTGCCCAGTCCCACAACGACAACGCGCCCGCGACATGAATATATTTCACGTGCCGCCCTCACCATTTCAACGCTGATATTCTCCGCCGAGTTCAGTATCTCGTGAGCCTCAGTCATCATTAACTTTTTCGCCGCGTTCAATAATTCATTGTCTGTTATTTCTGTTATCCCCTTTCTAGCTCAGTATCAATTCTGCGTAAAGAGCCTTCACAGCCGCGTCATAATCTCTGTCAGAGACTCCGACTATAATATTCTGCTGATCCGCTCCCTGCTCTATCATTTTTGCCTTCACTCCGCCTGCCGTGAGAGCCTCAAAAATTCTGCCGAATATCCCTTTCACCGTTCCCATTCCATCGCCAATTATCGCAATAAGTGAGAGTCCTTTTTCCACTGTTATTTCGTCCGGCTCTAACTCCTTCTGCAATTCTCCGAGAATCTGAGCGCGTCTTATGTCAAAAATCGGTGCTTTGATGATTACGGACATCTGATGTATCCCGGACAGGCTGTAGGGGCAGGATATGTGATGCCCGGCGAACACTCCGAACAGTTTCGCGTTGAAATCATAATCCTTGTTCATTCCGTATTTGCGTATATGGACGCTGGTAAAATTCTTCTGTCCTGATATGCAGGCTGTAATTTTGCGGGGGATATTCTCCGGGATTCTGGGAGCTATGAGCATTCCGCCGTCATTAGGATTGTGAGTGTCTGATATTCTCATCGGGATTCCGGCCTCGTTCAGCAAGAGTATAACGCCGTCTGTTGACAGATTCATTCCGATAAAATTCAGCTCTAGAGCCTCCGTGAAAGTTACCGCCCGTATCTTTTCGGGATTTGGCACGACGTAGGGATCTGCGCTAAAGATTTTTGCGGCACTGCTCCATTTCTCGAACACGTCAGCATGAACTGAACAGGCCATCAATGCCCCGGCGGAGTCACAGTCTCCCCGTACAAACGTTTTTATATTGCCGTTAGGAAGTGAGCCGTAGAAGCTCGGTATTATCGCGTTAGGGAGGGACAATAATTTTTCCCCGGCGTATTGGAACGTCTTTTCCCTGTCGGGCGTTCCGTCTTTATTGAAGTATACTATCTCCTGAGCGTCAACAAAATTCCAGCCGAGATATTCCGCGAAGATTTTTGCTATGATGTATTCTCCCCTGCTGGCCACAAAGTCAAGGCTCATACCCATATCTATGCTTTTGCGTATCATGTCAATTTCGGCGTTCACGTCAAAATTCAGGCCAAGCCCCGCGACAATCTCGGAATAACGCTCCGAAATTTTTGCGAGAATCTCATCATAATTTTCACGGGACATAAACCGCGAATGACAAAGATAAAGCATATCCGTAACGCCCACGCTGCCGGGAGCTGAACCGGGTGCTGAGACTACAGCATAGCGGCGTGAAGGGTCTGACGTGAGGATTTCGGCAGTTTTCATGACTTCGCGGGAGTTTGCTGCCTCGTCCCCTCCGAACCTTGAAACTATAAGGCTGCTCATATTTTCACCAGCTTTCTTTATACGACATACAGCAGGAGAGATTTCCCCGTCTGTGTGTTACTGCTCTAAACTTTTCTGCAAATTGTGTACTGCTGAAACTTCATCGAGGAATCGCGCCATCTGGTCAAGCGGAATCATGTTAGGGCCGTCGCTTAGTGCCTCTTTCGGGGACGGGTGAGTCTCCGCGAAAATGACATCAATCCCGACTCCCGCCGCCGCCCGCGCCAATGGGAACGCCAGACGGTAATCACCGCCGCTCGCGCCTCCGAGTCCGCCCGGACGCTGTACGCTGTGAGTCGCGTCAAATACAACGGGGTATCCGAACTCACGCATGACGACAAGCCCGGCCATGTCGACAACAAGACGGTGATAGCCCATTGTCGTCCCTCGTTCGCAAAGCATGATATTGTCATTCCCGGCCTCCCGGCATTTTGTCGCAGCGTAAATCATATCTTCAGGGGCGAGAAACTGAGCTTTCTTGATGTTGATGATACGTCCTGTTTTTGCGGCTGACACAAGTAAATCTGTCTGCCTGCACAAGAATGCGGGGATCTGAATGATGTCAACGACTTTCCCGGCGGGTTCTGCCTGATAGCTTTCGTGAATGTCAGTGAGGACGGGGACTCCGGCTTTGGCTTTGATTTCGGCTAATTGTTCGAGTCCTTTTTCGAGACCCGGCCCGCGCCAGGCGTGTACGGAAGTGCGGTTAGCTTTGTCGAATGACGCTTTGAAGATATACAGAAGCCCCCGCTCATCACAAAGGTGCTTCATGTATTTTGCGACTCTGAGTCCAAGCTCAGGGGATTCAAGGGAACAAGGCCCCGCGATAACAGCGAGGCTCCCGTCTCCGATGATTTTTCCGTTGATTTCGTAGTGTTTGACGCTCAATTTTACGCTTTCCCGTCTGAACCGAACAGCTTTATTTTCTCGCGGATTGTCTGCTTCATGGCCTCAACTCCGGGAGCTAACAGCTTGCGGGGGTCATAGCCTTTGCCCTCGTTGTCTTTCCCGGCCTCGATGTATTTCCTTGTGGCCGCCGCGAATGAGAGCTGGCACTCTGTGTTGACGTTGACCTTTGACACGCCCAATGTGATGGCTTTCCTGACCTGCTCATCGGGAATCCCTGAGCCGCCGTGAAGGACAAGGGGCATAATTCCGGTCTTCTCCTGAACCGCCGCGAGTGTCTCGAATGATAATCCCTTCCAGTTTGCCGGGTACTTTCCGTGAATGTTGCCGATTCCGGCCGCGAGCATGTCGACTCCGAGGTCTGCGATTCTCTTGCACTCGTTCGGGTCAGCGCATTCGCCCATGCCTACAACGCCGTCCTCTTCACCGCCGATTGCGCCGACTTCAGCCTCAATCGTGAGTCCGAGCATGTGCGCCGCGTGTGTAAGCTCGATAGTTTTGGCGACGTTCTCATCAATCGGGAAATGTGAGCCGTCGAACATGATTGACGTGAAGCCCGCCTTTATGCACTTGTACGCGCCCTCATACGTTCCGTGATCGAGATGTGTGCAAACGGGGACGGTTATGCCTAATTCTTTGTCCATAGCCTCAACCATCGCCTGCACTGTTCTGAATCCGCCCATGTATTTGCCTGCGCCTTCTGAGACTCCGAGAATTACGGGGGCTTTCATTTCCTGCGCGACCTGAAGGACTGCCTTTGTCCACTCAAGATTATTGATGTTGAACTGGCCGACAGCGTAATGACCGGCCTTTGCGGCTGTGAGCATTTCTTTTGCGTTTACTAACATGCTGAATTACCCCTCCATGAATAAATTTGTGGATGAAATAATTATATAGCATTTCACTAAATTAACGGGGATATTCTCTCTATGTAGCAGTCAAGAAATTCGTGCGTGACTCCGTGAAGATTTCTGTGTGTGCAGATGTAATACAGCTCTTCAACAGATGAACGCTCCTGCCTCTGACGCTCCCGGAAATGCTGAGATGATATTTTGAGATGAGAGTCCGGCGATAATTCCGGGATATTCGGCAAAAAAATTCCCCCGCCTTTTTTCAGGACAGGGGGCAAAATTTTTCCTGTTACTTACGCGATTACCATCAGGACATCGCCGGTGTTTACGGAGTCTCCGCTCTTCACTGGTATCTGTACTACCTTCCCTGACGCTGAAGCAAAAACTTCATTCTCCATCTTCATGGCCTCAAGCAGTAACACTAAATCCCCTTCATTTACTGAATCGCCTACGTTCACTTTCAAGCTGAGGATTTTTCCGGGCATGGGTGCTGTAACCTGCGATCCTTCTGCGGGTGCTGCCGGGGCGGGTGCGGGTGCCGGGGCTGCTGCTGGCGCGGGTGCTGCTGGTGCTGGTGCTGCGGGTGCTGCGACTGGCGCGGGCATTGCTGCTCCTGCTCCGAGGGGTTCTACTTCTACGGTGTACGCTGTTCCGTCAACTACTACTCTGTATTTGCTGCTCACGATTTTATTTCTCCTTCCGTTAATCTTAATGCCATTTGCGGCTGAGTCTGTTTGCGTTAAGCCCGATCATTCCGGCCGTCTTCCACCTTGCTGTCCAGTAGTCCATAGGGATCCCCGTAACCGCGTTCCCTTCCGCCTGAACCGACACAACGCGGAAATCACTGCTCCCGGTGAACTCCACAATCGCCGCCGTTATTGCCGCCACGATTTTTGCCTTGTCCGCTGACGGTGCCGGGGCTTTTGCGATTGATACGGGCGCGGGTTTTGCTGACGGTGCCGGGGAATGTGATACGGGCTTTGCTACATCATTTTTTTTTTCCGGCGAACCTGCAAACAGCCTCATCGCGAATATTACTCCCGTAAGCACAAGAAGCACCCCGAATACTATCGAGAATGCCACAACGCTCACGTTTACCGCTCCTGCGAGTCCTTCAAAATGCATAAAGTCTTCAGTCCTCCTTCTGTATATTCTAGTGAGGGATTACCCCGTGTTTCTTTGCGGGGCGTTCCTCGCGCTTGCTCTCCATCGCGTCAAGAGCCTGGCACACTGTCATGCGTGTCTCTTCCGGCATGATTACGCGGTCAACATATCCACGTTCCGCCGCTCTGTAGGGATTGGCGAAAGCCTCGCGGTACTCGTCAATCTTTTCGAGTCTTTTTGCTGACGGGTCATCTGCCGCTTCAATCTCTTTCTTGAACACAATGCTTGCGGCACCTTCCGCGCCCATTACGGCAATTTCCGCCTGCGGCCACGCGAACACCGCATCAGCTCCGAGAGATTTGCTCGACATAGCAAGATATGCCCCGCCGTAAGCCTTCCTCATTATGACGGTGATTAAAGGCACACTGGCTTCACTGTAAGCGTAAAGCAGTTTCGCGCCCTTGCGGATTATTCCGCCGTACTCCTGATCTTTTCCGGGCAAATATCCGGGTACGTCAACAAACGTAACAATAGGCAGGTTGAACGCGTCGCAGTGCCTCACGAATCTTGAAGCCTTGTCCGAGGCGTTAATGTCAAGACAGCCCGCTATAACATCGGCATTGTTGGCTACGATTCCTACAGGGCGGTTACCGATATGGGCATATCCCGTAACAATATTTTTCGCGAACCCTGCCTGAACTTCTACAAATTCGCCGTCATCAACAACGCGCTTGATTACCTCGTGAACGTCATATCCCTTGTTAGGGTTGACCGGGACAATTTCCCTAAGCTCAATATCAGCTCTCCGGGGGTCATCGTTCGTAGCTTTGAGGGGTGCCTCGTCAAGATTATTCAGCGGAAGATATGACAATACTTTGCGGATCTGTGAAAAGCATTCGGCCTCATCTTTGGCGCAGAAATGTGCGTTGCCTGTGATTGTGTTGTGGGTTACCGCTCCGCCAAGCTCCTCGCTTGTTACTGACTCGCCTGTTACAGCGCGGATTACCTCAGGGCCGGTGATGTGCATTACGCTTTCTTTGTCGACCATGAAAATATAGTCCGTCAATGCAGGACTGTAGACCGCTCCGCCCGCAGTCGGTCCCATAATCACCGAGAACTGCGGAATTACGCCGCTTGCGAGTGTGTTGCGCCGGAAAATTTTTCCGTAGCCGTTGAGAGCGTCTGTGCCTTCCTGTATTCTTGCGCCGCCGGAATCGTTGATGCCTATCACCGGGCAGCCGTTCTGCATGGCCATGTCGATAACCTTGCAGATTTTGTCCGCGTGTTTCTCGCCGAGTGAGCCGCCGAACACCGTAAAGTCCTGGCTGTAGATGAAAACTTTCCGGCCGTCAATCGTTCCCCAGCCTGTAACGACTCCATCGCCCAGCGGTTTGCGCTCATCGAGTCCGAATTTGTCGCACCTGTGAGTCACGAACTCGTCAAGCTCAACGAACGAACCCGGGTCAAGCAATGCGGCTATGCGTTCGCGGGCTGTTCCTTTGCCTTTGGACTTCTGCTTTGACACGGCTTCAGCTCCTCCGCCGGCAAGTGATGATTTGCGTTTGGCTTCGAGATCCGCGCAAAGCTCTTCGATAGTACGAAATCCCATAACCTGCTGAAATCCTCCTTTTTGTTATTGTGAATGTGAATGAAATGTAGAATATCATAGAAAGTATTTCATTGCAAAGATTGACGGCCATCGCAAAAATAAGCGTAATGAATTATACGGCTTGTGAAAATTCTGTTGTATAATTGCACAAAAATTACGAGAAATTACAAATCATAAAAACGTAGCTCCGTCAAGATAATTTATCTCAAGTACAAAAACTCAAAGGAGAATTTCACAGATGCTAACCAAGAAATTCACAGCGTCATTAATTCTGTTATTCGCAATGTGCCTGCCGTCATACTCAGCGGACAAAGAAGACCCAGTGCTCAAAGCATGGACTCATGAGACTCACGCTCAGAACAAAGAAGGCGACCAGGAAATTACAGTGAAGGCAACGTACTACTCGAATGAATATGTCAATGCCCTCGTAGCGTCAGAGGCAGAAAAAAATCTCTGGACGGCTGACGAAATGGAGAACTACAAATATACCCTCCTCAAGAATCTCAACTTGGGCGAGACGATTCCGTTCCGCATTGATATGTACGTGCGCGGAATGCCCATGTACGCCCAGCCGTTTGACAAGCACATAACATTGATGGTTGGCGGAAAGAAATATCCCCCTGTGGATTATGACAGGCGATTCAACTTCAAGATACTTGGCGGGCGTGATGGAATGGTATTTTTCCCGCGCTATGACGAGAAAACCGGCAAGGAAATTATCGCGGGCGCAAAAGATATAAGGCTCATATTCGACAGCTCAATAAGCCACGCTTTGTCGGGAAAAGGCGATGTAGTATGGATATGGGATCTCACGAAAGACCGCGGAAAAATCGCAGGAGGCCGGGCCGCTGACAGGTTAGAGGCTGACAGGCTCATAAAGCGTTCAGGAAAGATTGAGGCGGAAAGAGCCGAATTGCAGAGGAAACTTGACGAACTCAACAAAGAGTACAAAGAAGTAAACACGAGAATAGACGAATTGCAGTCAAATTAGCGTCAACACACAACACTCACGAAAGGAAGATTTCATCATGGTAAAAATGGATCGTATCGCAGTGCTGACCAGCGGAGGAGACTCTCCCGGCATGAATGCGGCAGTCCGGGCGGTCGCAAGAACATGCATGTTCAACGAGAAAGAATGCATCGGAGTCCGGCGCGGCTATGAGGGATTAATTGAGGGCGATTTCGTAACGCTTGATCATGCCGCCGTCGGGGGAATAATTCACTGCGGAGGCACAATCCTCAAGACAGCAAGGAGCGATCGGTTCAAGACTCCTGAAGGCCGCGAGGAAGCATTAGCGCAGATGAAGAAAGCCGGCATTGACGGACTCGTAGTAATCGGCGGGGATGGGTCATTTCACGGCGCGAAAGCTCTTCATGATATGGGCTTCCCTACGATAGGCATACCCGGAACAATCGACAATGACATTACCGGCACAGATGAGACAATCGGATTTGACACGGCGGTGAACACTGCGCTTGAGGCCATCATGAAACTCCGCGACACAGCCACGAGTCATGAGCGTCTCTTTGTCGTTGAAGTAATGGGACGCAACGCAGGATTTCTTGCGCTTGAGGTTGCTGTTGCTACTGGTGCTGAGTATGTCGTAGTGCCTGAGCTGCCTTTGAGCATAGGAGACCTCACAAAGAGGCTCAAAAGCTCCTACAGGGAAGGCAGGAGTCATACGCTGATAATTTTGGCTGAAGGAGTCATGACAGCCGCCGAAATGAAAGAACAGCTCGCCGACTCCGGCGGATATGACGCAAGAGTTACGGTCTTGGGCTACATTCAGCGCGGGGGGCATCCGACATCGTTTGACGTAGTATTAGCCACGAGAATGGGAGCGTTTGCCACCGAAAATTTGATGATAGGGAAATCCGGCATGATGGTAGGGAACATCAACCACAAGCTGACACTAAGCCCGCTTGAAAGAGCATGGAGCGAGCATAAATCATTAAGCCCGGAGATGTTGAGCCTAATCAACAAAATGAACTAGTTTCACCCGGGAGAGTCGTTAATGATTCCCCCGGCCTCATCACATCACAAAATCACACTAAGGAAAATTTCAATGCCGAGAAAAGCAAAATCACTTGAAACCGAATCACCCGAAGAAAAATCACAGGAAGTAACCGAGAAGAAAACTAAACGCGCATCAGCCGCAAAGAAAACTACAGTACGCAGAAAGAAGGATGACATGCCGTCAGAGCAGATACCAATCCCGGAAATATCATCAGAAGAATTAAGCGAGGAAG
Coding sequences within it:
- a CDS encoding glycosyltransferase family 4 protein — translated: MRILYVMPGFDEGGTEVHVLNLIRGMTKRGHEITLASSGGRLESELPPSAKILHMPADRKNPITIIYCALRLAVLQSKYRWDIVHVHSRVPAWVAWVMSKISGVKWIVTAHALYSLNLGIIPLKHSDGAICISRAVRNHLSGYLPPDNVIIPNGIIPPVLRHSDFPHDDVRFLAVGRLTHLKGLDVALKALAGLKGYSWTLDILGEGDERGSLESLAGTLGISGRVKFHGDKERNEVERFMAESSCMLFPSYSEGMGLVVLEALSVGLPVIASDLEALREFSHGELVPAGDVDRWRGAIERFILMGEASPLSAENIMTVDDMAIQTEEYYRAIK
- a CDS encoding mitochondrial fission ELM1 family protein, translated to MPKFRRTVIISDGIKGHYHQSLGVAEWMERLSGTMLDPAIVTIPELSLFERVMELKLFVHGLEVHGGAYSREWLKSLGVRWKKYEEGTTLFISAGSKAAPFCLALAKATKNKCAVLMTPSVLGTKSFNYAIVPEHDKPDMKQGNVITTLGAPNHIYIPTLKEIASRYFAGKNLEGHKVIAILIGGSDANYRISSRWAREALTPLKNIRDAKFLITTSRRTGEGVENTIAEMFSGNPNVEHLFIYSRTPNQNTITAILGAATHVLVTEDSVSMVSEAATAGFKVGLIRVPRTTGKIKHMLGYGARRFDDMFAEFSQRGLIEDFGPDFYYPKFFEADEQKHGLDFNEAKRAADWILHS
- the kdsB gene encoding 3-deoxy-manno-octulosonate cytidylyltransferase; the encoded protein is MKILGVIPARYASTRFPGKPLADICGKPMIVRVYERAKMSRSLCGVVVATDDTRIYDCVRNAGGHAVMTDSNLPNGTARCEQALRIYGGDFDSVINIQGDEPLLDPVMIDEVAGLLEDDYCATLCREIHDDVSNPNTVKAVMTLDGYALYFSRSLIPYNRTGANVGVYQHIGIYGYTADFLRKYVGLSDTPLSMAESLEQLKILEHGYRIRIKVTESKHEIIGVDTPEDLEKVRGIIECLNSDGQ
- a CDS encoding KpsF/GutQ family sugar-phosphate isomerase, which produces MMTEAHEILNSAENISVEMVRAAREIYSCRGRVVVVGLGKSGHVGRKISATLASLGTPSFFLHAAEASHGDLGMVRREDIGLFVSNSGASSEIVALLPHFRRTGAGLIAITGSLVSPLAENADIVINAHVNDEGDPLQLAPMSSTTLELVLGDALAAMVTILRGLRREDFALFHPGGSLGRKLLTRVRDVMGRGESLPVVTEGVTVKDALFVITGKGYGAACIVDADGKLTGIFTDGDLRRLMEKSGNDAFTTRIESAMTHNPKTINPDSLAAEAVRIMEREEISVLIAVENGKPVGIVHIHELLKAGIA
- the kdsA gene encoding 3-deoxy-8-phosphooctulonate synthase, with the protein product MSVKHYEINGKIIGDGSLAVIAGPCSLESPELGLRVAKYMKHLCDERGLLYIFKASFDKANRTSVHAWRGPGLEKGLEQLAEIKAKAGVPVLTDIHESYQAEPAGKVVDIIQIPAFLCRQTDLLVSAAKTGRIINIKKAQFLAPEDMIYAATKCREAGNDNIMLCERGTTMGYHRLVVDMAGLVVMREFGYPVVFDATHSVQRPGGLGGASGGDYRLAFPLARAAAGVGIDVIFAETHPSPKEALSDGPNMIPLDQMARFLDEVSAVHNLQKSLEQ
- the fba gene encoding class II fructose-1,6-bisphosphate aldolase — encoded protein: MLVNAKEMLTAAKAGHYAVGQFNINNLEWTKAVLQVAQEMKAPVILGVSEGAGKYMGGFRTVQAMVEAMDKELGITVPVCTHLDHGTYEGAYKCIKAGFTSIMFDGSHFPIDENVAKTIELTHAAHMLGLTIEAEVGAIGGEEDGVVGMGECADPNECKRIADLGVDMLAAGIGNIHGKYPANWKGLSFETLAAVQEKTGIMPLVLHGGSGIPDEQVRKAITLGVSKVNVNTECQLSFAAATRKYIEAGKDNEGKGYDPRKLLAPGVEAMKQTIREKIKLFGSDGKA
- a CDS encoding biotin/lipoyl-binding protein translates to MSSKYRVVVDGTAYTVEVEPLGAGAAMPAPVAAPAAPAPAAPAPAAAPAPAPAPAAPAEGSQVTAPMPGKILSLKVNVGDSVNEGDLVLLLEAMKMENEVFASASGKVVQIPVKSGDSVNTGDVLMVIA
- a CDS encoding OadG family protein, giving the protein MHFEGLAGAVNVSVVAFSIVFGVLLVLTGVIFAMRLFAGSPEKKNDVAKPVSHSPAPSAKPAPVSIAKAPAPSADKAKIVAAITAAIVEFTGSSDFRVVSVQAEGNAVTGIPMDYWTARWKTAGMIGLNANRLSRKWH
- a CDS encoding methylmalonyl-CoA carboxyltransferase, with protein sequence MGFRTIEELCADLEAKRKSSLAGGGAEAVSKQKSKGKGTARERIAALLDPGSFVELDEFVTHRCDKFGLDERKPLGDGVVTGWGTIDGRKVFIYSQDFTVFGGSLGEKHADKICKVIDMAMQNGCPVIGINDSGGARIQEGTDALNGYGKIFRRNTLASGVIPQFSVIMGPTAGGAVYSPALTDYIFMVDKESVMHITGPEVIRAVTGESVTSEELGGAVTHNTITGNAHFCAKDEAECFSQIRKVLSYLPLNNLDEAPLKATNDDPRRADIELREIVPVNPNKGYDVHEVIKRVVDDGEFVEVQAGFAKNIVTGYAHIGNRPVGIVANNADVIAGCLDINASDKASRFVRHCDAFNLPIVTFVDVPGYLPGKDQEYGGIIRKGAKLLYAYSEASVPLITVIMRKAYGGAYLAMSSKSLGADAVFAWPQAEIAVMGAEGAASIVFKKEIEAADDPSAKRLEKIDEYREAFANPYRAAERGYVDRVIMPEETRMTVCQALDAMESKREERPAKKHGVIPH
- the pfkA gene encoding 6-phosphofructokinase, yielding MDRIAVLTSGGDSPGMNAAVRAVARTCMFNEKECIGVRRGYEGLIEGDFVTLDHAAVGGIIHCGGTILKTARSDRFKTPEGREEALAQMKKAGIDGLVVIGGDGSFHGAKALHDMGFPTIGIPGTIDNDITGTDETIGFDTAVNTALEAIMKLRDTATSHERLFVVEVMGRNAGFLALEVAVATGAEYVVVPELPLSIGDLTKRLKSSYREGRSHTLIILAEGVMTAAEMKEQLADSGGYDARVTVLGYIQRGGHPTSFDVVLATRMGAFATENLMIGKSGMMVGNINHKLTLSPLERAWSEHKSLSPEMLSLINKMN